Proteins found in one Syngnathus acus chromosome 9, fSynAcu1.2, whole genome shotgun sequence genomic segment:
- the nos1 gene encoding nitric oxide synthase, brain isoform X5 — protein MPVMLHDIKAEQGPGQGKTLHNGSPSKCPRFLKIKNWESGSILNDTLHQGASKMPTCGENVCQGSIMTPNLHARKPEEVRPREELITLATDFIDQYYTSIKRSSKGKDEYSSKAHADRLEEVTKEIEASGTYQLKDTELIYGAKHAWRNAARCVGRIQWSKLQVFDARDCTTAHGMYNYICNHIKYATNKGNLRSAITIFPQRTDGKHDYRVWNSQLIRYAGYKQPDGSILGDPANVEFTEICMQLGWNAPKGRFDVLPLLLQANGNDPELFELPEDLVLEVPITHPKYEWFRELELKWYGLPAVSNMLLEVGGLEFTGCPFSGWYMGTEIGVRDFCDSSRYNILEDVAKKMSLDTRKTSSLWKDQSLVEINIAVLYSFQVCKVTIVDHHSATESFMKHMENEYRVRGGCPGDWVWIVPPMSGSITPVFHQEMLNYRLTPSFEYQVDPWHAHVWKGVNGTPTKKRAISFKKLAKAVKFSAKLMGAAMAKRVKATILFATETGKSQDYAKTLCEIFKHAFDAKAMSMDDYDVVDLEHETLVLVVTSTFGNGDPPENGEKFGAALMEMRHPTSNTEDRKSYKVRFNSVSSYSDTRKSSSDEPEAKVNFESTGPLANVSCRGLPTAAAAETRRDGNNHGKDSNVTPAKKERKALKFSVFGLGSRAYPHFCAFAHAVDTLFEELGGERILRMGEGDELCGQEESFRTWAKKVFKAACDVFCVGDDVNIEKANDSLISNHRSWKKSKFRLTYAAEAPALTDALSTIHKKTVYGAKMLESQNLQSPKSNRSTIFVRLDANKHDKLSYHPGDHLGVFAGNHEDLVTALIHKLEDAPDVNQIVKVEFLEERNTALGVISNWTSAGRIPPCTIFQAFQYFLDITTPPSPVLLQHFAALATNDKHKKRLEVLSKGLQDYEEWKWLNTPTLVEVLDEFPSVQMPSTLLLTQLPLLQQRYYSISSSPDLHPGEIHLTVAVVSYRAKDGEGPIHHGVCSSWLNRIEKGDVVPCFVRRAPLFRLPKDHQAPCILVGPGTGIAPFRSFWQQRMFDLQHKGVEAWPMILVFGCRQSEMDHIYKEETVQARNKEVFKELYTAYSREPGKPKKYVQDILREQLSERVYRCLREEGGHIYVCGDVTMAGDVLKTVQQILKQHGNMSLEDAGFFISKLRDENRYHEDIFGVTLRTYEVTNRLRSESIAYIEESKKDSDEVFCS, from the exons ATGCCGGTGATGCTGCACGACATCAAGGCCGAGCAG GGGCCCGGCCAGGGCAAGACGCTGCACAACGGAAGCCCCTCCAAGTGCCCACGCTTCCTCAAGATCAAGAACTGGGAGAGTGGAAGCATCTTGAACGACACGCTCCATCAGGGCGCCAGCAAG ATGCCCACTTGCGGTGAGAACGTGTGCCAGGGCTCCATCATGACGCCTAACCTGCACGCTCGCAAGCCGGAAGAAGTGCGGCCCAGAGAGGAGCTCATCACCCTGGCCACAGACTTCATCGACCAGTACTACACCTCCATCAAAAG GTCCTCCAAGGGCAAAGACGA GTACAGTTCCAAGGCTCACGCGGACCGGTTGGAGGAGGTGACCAAGGAGATCGAGGCCTCGGGGACGTACCAGCTCAAAGATACGGAGCTCATCTACGGAGCCAAGCACGCCTGGAGGAACGCCGCCCGTTGCGTGGGCAGGATCCAGTGGTCCAAACTGCAG GTTTTTGACGCAAGGGACTGCACAACAGCTCATGGAATGTACAACTATATTTGTAACCACATCAAGTACGCCACCAACAAGGGCAACCTCAG GTCGGCCATTACCATCTTTCCACAAAGGACGGACGGAAAACACGACTACCGCGTGTGGAACTCTCAGCTCATCCGCTACGCTGGCTACAAGCAGCCCGACGGGAGCATCCTGGGAGACCCCGCCAACGTGGAATTCACagaa ATTTGCATGCAGCTGGGCTGGAATGCACCCAAGGGTCGCTTCGACGTGTTGCCTCTCCTGCTGCAGGCCAACGGCAACGACCCCGAACTCTTTGAACTACCCGAAGACCTGGTCCTGGAGGTGCCCATCACGCACCCCAA ATACGAGTGGTTCAGGGAGCTGGAACTGAAGTGGTACGGCCTGCCCGCAGTCTCCAACATGCTGCTGGAGGTGGGAGGCCTGGAGTTCACCGGCTGCCCCTTCAGCGGCTGGTACATGGGAACCGAGATCGGCGTCAGGGACTTCTGCGACAGCTCTCGCTACAACATCCTGGAG GATGTCGCCAAAAAGATGTCCTTAGACACCAGGAAGACATCGTCCTTGTGGAAAGACCAATCTCTGGTGGAGATTAACATCGCTGTGCTCTACAGTTTTCAG GTGTGCAAAGTGACCATCGTGGACCACCACTCGGCCACCGAGTCCTTCATGAAGCACATGGAGAACGAGTACCGCGTGCGAGGCGGCTGCCCAGGCGACTGGGTGTGGATTGTGCCGCCCATGTCAGGCAGCATCACGCCTGTCTTCCACCAGGAGATGCTCAACTACCGCCTCACGCCCTCTTTTGAGTACCAG GTGGACCCGTGGCACGCTCATGTGTGGAAAGGAGTCAATGGGACGCCCACCAAGAAGAGAGCCATCAGCTTCAAGAAGCTCGCCAA GGCGGTCAAGTTCTCAGCCAAGCTGATGGGCGCTGCCATGGCCAAGCGGGTGAAGGCCACCATCCTGTTCGCCACAGAGACAGGCAAGTCTCAGGACTACGCCAAGACGCTGTGCGAAATCTTCAAACACGCCTTTGATGCCAAG GCCATGTCCATGGACGACTACGACGTGGTGGACCTGGAGCACGAGACGCTGGTTCTGGTGGTGACCAGCACCTTTGGCAACGGCGACCCGCCCGAGAACGGGGAG AAATTCGGAGCCGCCTTGATGGAGATGCGACACCCGACGTCAAACACGGAAGACCGAAA GAGCTACAAAGTTCGCTTCAACAGTGTGTCGTCCTACTCAGACACCAGGAAGTCGTCCAGCGACGAGCCCGAAGCCAAAGTAAACTTTGAGAGTACCGGCCCTCTTGCCAATGTCAG CTGCCGCGGGCTCCCGACGGCTGCGGCGGCGGAAACGCGGCGCGACGGAAACAACCACGGCAAAGATTCGAACGTCACGCCTGCCAAGAAAGAACGAAAAGCGCTCAA GTTCTCAGTCTTCGGGCTGGGATCCAGGGCCTACCCGCACTTCTGCGCCTTTGCCCACGCCGTGGACACGCTGTTCGAGGAGCTCGGTGGGGAGCGCATCCTCCGCATGGGGGAGGGCGACGAGCTGTGCGGCCAAGAGGAGTCCTTCAGAACTTGGGCCAAGAAGGTTTTCAAG GCTGCCTGCGACGTTTTCTGCGTGGGCGACGACGTCAACATTGAGAAGGCCAACGACTCGCTCATCAGCAACCACCGGAGCTGGAAGAAGAGCAAGTTCCGCTTGACCTACGCTGCCGAGGCGCCGGCTCTCACTGacg CGCTGTCTACAATCCACAAGAAGACCGTTTACGGAGCCAAAATGCTGGAATCGCAAAACCTCCAAAGTCCCAAATCCAA CCGCTCCACCATATTCGTGCGGCTGGACGCCAACAAGCACGACAAGCTGAGCTACCACCCCGGCGACCATCTGGGCGTCTTTGCCGGGAACCACGAGGACCTGGTCACCGCTCTCATCCACAAACTGGAGGACGCGCCGGATGTCAATCAGATTGTCAAAGTCGAGttcctggaggagaggaacaccgcACTAG GCGTCATCAGTAACTGGACCAGCGCCGGTCGCATCCCGCCCTGCACCATCTTCCAGGCCTTCCAGTACTTTCTGGACATCACCACGCCGCCCAGTCCTGTCCTTCTGCAGCACTTTGCCGCACTGGCCACCAACGACAAACACAAGAAGAGACTGGAGGTGCTCAGTAAG GGCCTGCAGGACTACGAGGAGTGGAAGTGGTTGAACACGCCCACCCTGGTGGAGGTCCTGGACGAGTTCCCGTCGGTGCAGATGCCGTCCACGCTGCTGCTCACCCAGCTGCCTCTGCTGCAGCAGCGCTACTACTCAATCAGCTCCTCGCCCGACCTGCACCCCGGCGAGATCCACCTCACCGTTGCCGTGGTCTCCTACCGGGCGAAAG ACGGAGAAGGTCCGATCCACCACGGAGTTTGCTCGTCGTGGCTCAACAGGATCGAAAAGGGCGACGTGGTGCCTTGCTTCGTGCGACG CGCCCCATTATTCCGGCTTCCCAAAGACCACCAAGCACCCTGCATCCTGGTGGGCCCTGGGACGGGCATTGCCCCCTTCAGGAGCTTCTGGCAGCAGAGGATGTTTGACCTTCAACACAAAG GCGTGGAGGCGTGGCCCATGATCCTGGTGTTTGGGTGTCGCCAGTCCGAGATGGACCACATATACAAGGAGGAGACCGTCCAGGCCAGGAACAAGGAGGTCTTCAAGGAGCTCTACACCGCCTACTCCAGAGAGCCCGGCAAACCAAAG AAATACGTGCAGGACATCCTCCGCGAGCAGCTGTCCGAGCGAGTGTACCGGTGCCTGCGCGAGGAGGGCGGCCACATTTACGTGTGCGGGGACGTGACCATGGCGGGAGACGTGCTGAAAACCGTGCAGCAGATCCTCAAGCAGCACGGAAACATGAGCTTGGAGGACGCCGGCTTCTTCATCAGCAAGCTGAGG GACGAGAACCGCTACCACGAGGACATCTTCGGAGTCACCCTGCGCACGTACGAGGTCACCAACCGACTGCGCTCCGAGTCCATCGCCTACATCGAGGAGAGCAAGAAAGACTCTGACGA GGTTTTTTGCTCGTAG